Proteins from a genomic interval of Nocardia sp. BMG51109:
- a CDS encoding alpha/beta hydrolase — translation MPLSRTGRLVAVLALTCVAPIGVVTACSSSTNDRPGASSAPAPPAELEKFYDQKPEWRECNGFADSADRFPAEAQCAHVTVPVDYARPDGATAQIAISRIKAAGDRVGSLLFNPGGPGQTGLWMAQQGQDTPLAQRFDRIGFDPRGVGASTPSISCLDAKEWDDERAEPPKDNSPAGIAAAEDDNKRFVSRCTERTGNDFLAHVGTREVVQDMDVIRAVLGDPKLNYVGYSYGTRLGSAYAEKFPDKVRAMVLDGALDPDADPVQESVQQAAGFQQAFDAYAADCASRPDCPLGTDPAQAVATFQALVGPLWERPVGTDDGRALTYSDAITGVQNTLYAEDSWNVLSAGLTQLATGKGDILLRLADLYDGRRKDGSYDNSQDAFMAIHCADDPAVRDRDVAARQDAEYRKVAPFLDDGHASGQAPLEVCAFWPMPASGAPHNITAPGLPKTVVISTTQDPATPYEAGVNLAKELNAALITNRGTRHTAFLSGGVPCVDDAVIRYLTDLTPPEEGLTCG, via the coding sequence ATGCCCTTGTCGCGAACCGGCCGTCTGGTAGCCGTGCTGGCCCTGACGTGCGTGGCCCCGATCGGTGTGGTCACAGCCTGCTCCAGCTCGACGAACGACCGGCCCGGCGCCTCGTCGGCACCGGCGCCACCGGCGGAGCTGGAGAAGTTCTACGACCAGAAACCCGAGTGGCGCGAGTGCAACGGTTTCGCCGACTCCGCCGACCGCTTTCCCGCCGAGGCGCAGTGCGCCCACGTCACGGTGCCGGTCGACTACGCCCGGCCCGACGGCGCCACCGCGCAGATCGCGATCTCGCGCATCAAGGCCGCTGGTGACCGTGTCGGTTCGCTGCTGTTCAATCCGGGCGGCCCCGGACAGACCGGCCTGTGGATGGCGCAGCAGGGACAGGACACCCCCCTCGCGCAGCGGTTCGACCGGATCGGGTTCGATCCGCGCGGGGTCGGCGCGTCCACCCCGTCGATCAGCTGCCTCGACGCCAAGGAATGGGACGACGAGCGCGCCGAGCCGCCGAAGGACAACAGTCCGGCCGGCATCGCGGCCGCCGAGGACGACAACAAGCGGTTCGTCTCGCGCTGCACCGAACGCACCGGCAACGACTTCCTCGCCCACGTCGGCACCCGCGAGGTGGTGCAGGACATGGACGTGATCCGTGCCGTGCTCGGCGATCCGAAGCTCAACTACGTGGGCTATTCCTACGGCACCCGGCTGGGTTCGGCCTACGCCGAGAAGTTCCCGGACAAGGTCCGCGCCATGGTGCTCGACGGCGCGCTGGATCCGGACGCCGACCCGGTCCAGGAGTCGGTGCAGCAGGCGGCCGGCTTCCAGCAGGCGTTCGACGCCTACGCCGCCGACTGCGCGAGCCGGCCGGACTGCCCGCTGGGCACCGATCCGGCCCAGGCGGTGGCGACGTTCCAGGCGCTGGTCGGGCCGCTGTGGGAACGGCCGGTCGGCACCGACGACGGCCGCGCCCTGACCTACAGCGATGCCATCACCGGCGTGCAGAACACGCTTTACGCCGAGGACAGCTGGAACGTGCTCAGCGCCGGGCTGACCCAGCTGGCCACCGGCAAGGGCGACATCCTGCTGCGGCTGGCCGATCTCTACGACGGCCGGCGCAAGGACGGCAGCTACGACAACTCCCAGGACGCGTTCATGGCGATCCACTGCGCCGACGATCCGGCCGTCAGGGACCGGGACGTCGCCGCGCGGCAGGATGCCGAGTACCGCAAGGTCGCCCCGTTCCTCGACGACGGGCACGCCAGCGGGCAGGCGCCGCTGGAGGTGTGCGCGTTCTGGCCGATGCCCGCCTCCGGCGCTCCGCACAACATCACCGCGCCCGGACTGCCGAAGACGGTCGTCATCTCCACCACCCAGGATCCGGCGACGCCATACGAGGCGGGGGTGAACCTGGCGAAGGAGCTGAATGCCGCGCTGATCACCAACCGGGGCACCCGGCACACGGCCTTCCTGTCCGGCGGCGTGCCGTGCGTCGACGACGCCGTGATCCGCTACCTCACCGACCTCACCCCGCCCGAAGAGGGGCTGACGTGCGGTTGA
- a CDS encoding phosphotransferase, producing MTQGEAGGNAPVSMRDQPLEPLLAWAARELAAQGITVIGAAEETRRRDWTLLARVPTDAGPMWVKGSARAFAHEGPLLRVLDRLAPGSVLKPVAVHRDNGWMVNPDGGATMSRGPADRGLFALDGVEVAPGRPPGWDAVLRSYAALQQRLSDHVAELRGTGTPYLPPGRLIEVYRDFEHRAPGLGPAVERTAAQLDRYGRLTVEHNDLFPGHVLADGGYLFDWGDAVITHPFLSARTLADPLRADYLGAWRATCTITDTEIALAERLAPLTALHPFRAIDHSPGAPAAHFAPFVAELVDRLRANLG from the coding sequence ATGACTCAGGGGGAGGCCGGGGGGAATGCGCCCGTCTCGATGCGCGACCAGCCGCTCGAACCGCTGCTGGCGTGGGCGGCGAGGGAGCTGGCGGCGCAGGGGATCACGGTGATCGGCGCCGCCGAGGAGACGCGGCGGCGGGATTGGACGCTGCTGGCGCGCGTGCCGACCGATGCCGGGCCGATGTGGGTGAAGGGCAGCGCGCGGGCGTTCGCGCACGAGGGCCCGCTGCTGCGGGTGCTGGATCGGCTGGCGCCGGGCAGCGTCCTGAAACCGGTTGCGGTGCATCGGGACAACGGGTGGATGGTGAATCCGGACGGCGGCGCGACCATGAGCCGGGGCCCGGCCGATCGCGGCCTGTTCGCCCTGGACGGCGTCGAGGTCGCGCCGGGCCGCCCGCCCGGCTGGGACGCGGTGCTGCGGTCGTATGCCGCTCTGCAGCAGCGCCTTTCGGATCACGTCGCCGAGCTGCGCGGCACCGGGACGCCGTATCTGCCGCCCGGGCGGCTGATCGAGGTCTACCGCGATTTCGAGCATCGCGCACCGGGGCTGGGCCCGGCGGTCGAGCGGACCGCCGCGCAGCTCGACCGGTACGGCCGCCTCACCGTCGAGCACAACGACCTGTTCCCCGGCCACGTCCTCGCCGACGGCGGGTACCTGTTCGACTGGGGCGATGCCGTGATCACGCATCCGTTCCTGTCGGCGCGCACACTGGCCGACCCGCTGCGGGCGGACTACCTCGGCGCCTGGCGCGCTACGTGCACGATCACCGACACCGAGATCGCCCTGGCCGAGCGGCTGGCGCCGCTGACCGCGCTGCATCCGTTCCGCGCCATCGACCACTCGCCCGGCGCGCCCGCGGCACACTTCGCGCCGTTCGTCGCCGAACTCGTCGACCGGCTGCGGGCGAATCTCGGCTGA
- the panB gene encoding 3-methyl-2-oxobutanoate hydroxymethyltransferase: MSASQGTAVSRDNTDTTTAYGAAPATSRKKTRVQHLRQLKSAGEKWAMLTAYDYSTAKLFDEAGIPVLLIGDSAANVVYGYDTTVPITTDELIPLVRGVVRGAPHALVVADLPFGSYEASPELALASATRFMKEGGAHAVKLEGGERVSEHIARLTAAGIPVMAHIGFTPQSVNTLGGFRVQGRGDGAEQLIADAIAVQEAGAFAVVMEMVPAELAGQVTRKLTIPTVGIGAGADCDAQVLVWQDMAAYTSGKTAKFVKHFAQLGDQLRGAAATYADEVRQGVFPGPEHSF, translated from the coding sequence ATGTCCGCATCCCAGGGAACAGCTGTATCCAGGGACAACACCGACACCACCACCGCCTACGGTGCCGCGCCGGCGACTTCCCGGAAGAAGACGCGAGTGCAGCACCTGCGGCAGCTGAAGTCCGCGGGCGAGAAGTGGGCGATGCTGACCGCCTACGACTACTCCACGGCGAAACTGTTCGACGAAGCCGGGATTCCGGTGCTACTGATCGGCGATTCGGCGGCGAACGTGGTGTACGGCTACGACACCACCGTGCCGATCACGACCGACGAGCTGATTCCGCTCGTGCGCGGCGTCGTGCGCGGCGCGCCGCACGCGCTGGTGGTCGCGGATCTGCCGTTCGGCAGCTACGAGGCCTCCCCCGAACTCGCGCTGGCCTCGGCCACCCGGTTCATGAAGGAGGGTGGCGCGCACGCGGTGAAACTCGAGGGCGGCGAACGGGTTTCCGAGCACATCGCCCGGCTGACCGCCGCGGGTATTCCCGTGATGGCGCATATCGGGTTCACCCCGCAGAGCGTCAACACGCTCGGCGGGTTCCGTGTCCAGGGCCGCGGCGACGGCGCCGAGCAGCTCATCGCCGACGCCATCGCGGTGCAGGAGGCGGGCGCGTTCGCGGTCGTCATGGAGATGGTCCCGGCCGAGCTGGCCGGGCAGGTCACCCGCAAGCTGACCATCCCGACCGTCGGCATCGGCGCCGGCGCGGACTGCGATGCCCAGGTGCTGGTGTGGCAGGACATGGCCGCCTACACCAGCGGCAAGACCGCCAAGTTCGTCAAGCATTTCGCCCAGCTCGGCGACCAGCTGCGCGGCGCCGCGGCCACCTACGCCGACGAGGTGCGGCAGGGCGTGTTCCCGGGTCCGGAGCACAGCTTCTGA
- a CDS encoding glutamine synthetase family protein: MDRQKEFVLRTLEERDIRFVRLWFTDVLGYLKSVAIAPAELEGAFEEGIGFDGSAIEGFARVSEADMVAKPDPSTFQVLPWSSSKGHQHSARMFCDIAMPDGSPSWADPRHVLRRQLNKAGDLGFSCYVHPEIEFFLVKPQLEGGNPVPVDNGGFFDQAVHNEAPNFRRHAIDALESMGISVEFSHHEGAPGQQEIDLRYADALSMADNVMTFRYLIKEVAIDEGVRASFMPKPFAVHPGSAMHTHLSLFEGEQNAFADADDPVNLSETARAFIAGILEHANEISAVTNQWVNSYKRLIHGGEAPTAASWGRSNRSALVRVPMYTPDKQSSRRVEVRSPDSACNPYLTFAVLLAAGLRGVEKGYTLPPEAEDDVWSLTTAERRAMGFKELPGSLDEALKAMERSELVAETLGEHVFDFFLRNKRREWAGYRTQITQYELQEYLDL; encoded by the coding sequence ATGGATCGCCAGAAGGAATTCGTGCTGCGGACGCTCGAGGAGCGGGATATCCGCTTCGTACGACTCTGGTTCACCGACGTGCTGGGCTATCTGAAGTCGGTCGCGATCGCCCCCGCCGAGCTGGAGGGGGCCTTCGAGGAGGGTATCGGCTTCGACGGCTCGGCCATCGAGGGCTTCGCGCGGGTCTCGGAGGCCGATATGGTCGCCAAACCGGACCCGTCGACGTTCCAGGTGCTGCCGTGGTCGTCCAGCAAGGGCCACCAGCATTCGGCCCGGATGTTCTGTGATATCGCGATGCCGGACGGCTCGCCGTCGTGGGCCGATCCGCGGCACGTGCTGCGGCGCCAGCTGAACAAGGCCGGCGATCTCGGCTTCAGCTGCTATGTGCATCCGGAGATCGAGTTCTTCCTGGTGAAGCCGCAGCTGGAGGGCGGCAACCCGGTGCCGGTGGACAACGGCGGCTTCTTCGACCAGGCGGTGCACAACGAGGCCCCGAACTTCCGCCGGCACGCCATCGACGCGCTGGAGTCGATGGGTATCTCGGTGGAATTCAGCCACCACGAGGGCGCACCGGGCCAGCAGGAGATCGACCTGCGCTACGCCGACGCGCTGTCGATGGCCGACAACGTGATGACCTTCCGCTACCTCATCAAGGAGGTGGCCATCGATGAGGGCGTGCGCGCGTCGTTCATGCCGAAGCCCTTTGCCGTGCACCCGGGTTCGGCGATGCACACGCATTTGAGCCTGTTCGAGGGCGAGCAGAACGCGTTCGCCGACGCCGACGATCCGGTCAACCTGTCGGAGACCGCGCGGGCGTTCATCGCGGGAATCCTGGAGCACGCCAACGAGATCAGCGCCGTCACCAACCAGTGGGTGAACTCCTACAAGCGCCTGATCCACGGCGGTGAGGCGCCGACGGCCGCGTCCTGGGGCCGGTCGAATCGCTCTGCGCTGGTGCGGGTTCCGATGTACACCCCCGACAAGCAGTCCTCGCGCCGGGTCGAGGTCCGCAGCCCCGATTCGGCCTGCAACCCGTACCTGACGTTCGCGGTGCTGCTGGCCGCCGGCCTGCGCGGCGTGGAGAAGGGCTACACGCTGCCGCCGGAGGCCGAGGACGACGTCTGGTCGCTGACCACCGCCGAGCGGCGCGCGATGGGCTTCAAGGAACTGCCGGGCAGCCTGGACGAGGCGCTGAAGGCGATGGAGCGCTCGGAGCTGGTCGCCGAGACCCTCGGCGAGCACGTGTTCGACTTCTTCCTGCGCAACAAGCGCCGCGAGTGGGCCGGTTACCGCACGCAGATCACCCAGTACGAACTTCAGGAGTACCTGGATCTGTGA